Proteins encoded by one window of Shewanella avicenniae:
- a CDS encoding succinate dehydrogenase/fumarate reductase iron-sulfur subunit: protein MDKLQTVNVLRYDPAKDDEPYLEAFKVPANDTTSVQDALAYIKDNLDKSLSYRWSCRMAICGSCGVMVNKVPKLACKTFLRDYPEGMTLEPLDNFAIEKDLVVDKTPFLERLEAIKPYIIGNDRKPEDGTNLQTPAQMAKYKQFAGCINCGLCYAACPQFGLNPEFIGPAALTLAHRYNLDNRDHGKKERMKLINGDNGAWGCTFVGYCSEVCPKHVDPAAAVNQSKVESTKDFLIAMLKP from the coding sequence ATGGATAAGTTGCAAACTGTTAACGTCCTTCGTTACGACCCAGCCAAAGATGACGAGCCGTATTTAGAAGCGTTCAAAGTGCCAGCCAATGACACTACCTCGGTACAAGATGCATTGGCGTATATCAAAGATAACTTAGACAAATCATTGTCTTACCGTTGGTCTTGCCGCATGGCGATCTGTGGTTCTTGCGGTGTGATGGTAAACAAAGTACCTAAGCTGGCTTGTAAAACCTTCCTGCGTGATTACCCAGAAGGTATGACACTGGAGCCGCTGGATAACTTCGCTATCGAAAAAGACTTGGTGGTTGATAAAACCCCATTCTTAGAACGTTTGGAAGCGATCAAGCCTTACATCATAGGTAACGATCGTAAGCCTGAAGACGGCACTAACCTGCAAACCCCAGCGCAGATGGCGAAATACAAGCAGTTCGCTGGTTGTATCAACTGCGGCCTGTGTTACGCAGCGTGTCCTCAGTTTGGTTTGAACCCAGAGTTCATCGGCCCAGCAGCACTGACCTTGGCACACCGTTACAACTTGGATAACCGTGACCATGGTAAGAAAGAGCGTATGAAGCTTATCAACGGTGATAACGGCGCTTGGGGTTGTACCTTTGTAGGTTATTGCTCAGAAGTTTGTCCAAAACACGTTGACCCAGCCGCCGCTGTTAACCAAAGCAAAGTGGAATCTACCAAAGACTTCCTGATTGCCATGTTGAAACCTTAG
- the frdD gene encoding fumarate reductase subunit FrdD has protein sequence MLNYSPKRSDEPIWWSLFGAGGVWFAIVTPITVLLMGLLLPLHGLGLVDLNYDKLLAFVDSPIGAIFTVLSLSLPMWHAMHRVHHGLHDLKFHVGAVGKYLCYFVAFVVTVLAAIWVLDLF, from the coding sequence ATGCTTAACTATTCTCCAAAACGTTCTGATGAGCCTATCTGGTGGAGCCTGTTTGGTGCCGGTGGTGTGTGGTTCGCTATCGTTACCCCAATCACTGTATTGCTGATGGGCCTGTTGCTGCCATTGCACGGTTTAGGTCTGGTTGACCTGAACTACGACAAGTTGCTGGCCTTTGTGGATAGCCCAATTGGCGCGATCTTCACAGTGTTGTCACTGTCACTGCCAATGTGGCACGCCATGCACCGTGTACACCACGGTCTGCATGACCTGAAATTCCACGTCGGCGCTGTCGGTAAGTACCTGTGCTATTTCGTTGCCTTTGTGGTGACTGTATTAGCCGCAATATGGGTGCTTGACCTATTCTAA
- a CDS encoding response regulator, with translation MKKKVTTMIIEDDPRASYALESTINQHTDFEVVAVSETYADALMQFELYKPQLVFVDITLPDGSGLDVIQKLRRDGANCYFIMTTAERDANTVEHAVQLGISDYLVKPVRMSRVRQALDDYKLYRQKLACHDTVDQGAIDLILGKRSTNAPVRKTPKGIDATTLESLKMILKEEQLTDFSVDDMSERMNVSRITVRRYLEYLEAEGVVKMVLNYKTGGRPRRLYQLTDISLLD, from the coding sequence ATGAAGAAGAAAGTCACTACCATGATTATTGAGGATGATCCGAGAGCGAGCTACGCTCTTGAATCAACCATTAACCAGCACACCGACTTCGAAGTGGTCGCGGTCAGCGAAACTTATGCTGACGCATTGATGCAGTTTGAACTGTATAAACCACAGTTGGTGTTTGTGGACATCACCCTGCCAGATGGAAGTGGCCTAGACGTTATTCAAAAACTGCGTCGCGATGGGGCGAACTGTTATTTCATTATGACCACCGCCGAGCGTGATGCGAACACCGTAGAACATGCGGTGCAGCTGGGGATCAGCGATTATTTGGTGAAACCCGTACGCATGTCGCGGGTGCGCCAAGCGTTGGATGACTACAAACTGTATCGTCAAAAACTGGCCTGCCACGACACGGTAGACCAAGGCGCGATTGACCTGATTTTAGGCAAGCGCAGCACCAATGCCCCAGTGCGTAAAACGCCAAAAGGGATTGATGCCACTACGCTGGAATCGCTGAAGATGATCCTCAAAGAGGAACAGCTGACCGATTTCTCGGTGGATGATATGAGCGAACGCATGAACGTCAGCCGCATCACCGTACGCCGTTATCTGGAATATCTGGAGGCAGAAGGCGTGGTCAAAATGGTGTTGAACTACAAGACCGGTGGTCGTCCGCGTCGTTTGTACCAGTTGACCGATATCAGCTTACTCGACTAA
- the frdA gene encoding fumarate reductase (quinol) flavoprotein subunit, with protein sequence MKTITTDIAVIGAGGAGLRAAIAAAEANPTLNIALISKVYPMRSHTVAAEGGSAAVVKEEDSLDNHFNDTVAGGDWLCEQDVVEYFVKNSTREMIQMELWGCPWSRKENGEVNVRRFGGMKIERTWFAADKTGFHMLHTLFQTSMKYQSIVRYDEYFLLDLVVVEGEVQGAIAVSMAEGELVCFKAKSVILATGGAGRVYHFNTNGGIVTGDGMAIAYRHGVPLRDMEFVQYHPTGLPGTGILMTEGCRGEGGIMVNKNGYRYLQDYGLGPETPVGQPQNKYMELGPRDKVSQAFWHEQRKGNTIKHPLGDVVHLDLRHLGADYLHERLPFICELAKAYVNVDPVKEPIPIRPTAHYTMGGLETDQNTETCIKGLFAVGECSSVGLHGANRLGSNSLAELVVFGRLAGETAVQRAAEFKGWNGAAFEEQTQAVEARIDALLAQKGTENWSTIRTEMCMSMEEGCGIYRDEAGMQATVDKLAELRARYKNIEITDKSKVFNTDLLYAIELGFGLDVAEAMAHSAINRKESRGAHQRLDEGCTERNDKDYLKHSLAIYQGDCAPAIKYGDVKITKSQPKARLYGDAAKQQENA encoded by the coding sequence GTGAAAACGATAACCACAGATATAGCGGTCATTGGCGCGGGTGGTGCCGGATTACGTGCAGCGATTGCTGCCGCCGAAGCGAACCCAACACTGAACATCGCACTGATTTCCAAAGTTTACCCAATGCGTTCTCACACTGTTGCAGCCGAAGGTGGCTCCGCGGCAGTGGTTAAAGAAGAGGACAGCCTCGACAACCACTTCAACGACACAGTAGCCGGCGGTGACTGGTTGTGTGAGCAGGACGTAGTTGAATACTTCGTTAAAAACTCCACTCGCGAAATGATCCAAATGGAGCTGTGGGGTTGTCCATGGAGCCGCAAAGAAAACGGCGAAGTGAACGTGCGCCGTTTCGGCGGTATGAAAATCGAACGTACTTGGTTCGCGGCCGACAAAACCGGCTTCCATATGCTGCACACCCTGTTCCAAACCTCAATGAAGTATCAAAGCATTGTGCGTTACGATGAATACTTCCTGCTGGACTTGGTCGTAGTTGAAGGCGAAGTACAAGGTGCTATCGCAGTTTCTATGGCTGAAGGCGAGCTGGTGTGCTTCAAAGCCAAATCAGTGATTCTGGCCACCGGCGGTGCGGGTCGAGTATATCACTTCAACACCAACGGCGGCATCGTAACCGGTGACGGCATGGCGATCGCTTATCGTCACGGTGTACCACTGCGTGATATGGAATTTGTGCAATATCACCCAACAGGTCTGCCTGGCACAGGTATTTTGATGACTGAAGGCTGCCGCGGTGAAGGCGGTATCATGGTCAACAAAAACGGTTACCGTTACCTGCAAGACTATGGCCTCGGCCCTGAAACGCCAGTTGGCCAGCCACAAAACAAATATATGGAACTCGGTCCTCGTGACAAAGTTTCACAAGCCTTCTGGCACGAGCAACGCAAAGGCAACACCATCAAACATCCACTGGGTGATGTGGTGCACTTGGACTTGCGTCATCTGGGTGCTGACTATCTGCACGAACGTCTGCCATTCATTTGTGAATTGGCCAAAGCGTACGTCAACGTTGACCCAGTAAAAGAGCCAATCCCGATTCGTCCAACTGCGCACTACACCATGGGCGGTCTGGAAACTGACCAAAACACTGAAACCTGTATTAAAGGTCTGTTCGCGGTCGGTGAATGTTCATCTGTTGGTCTGCACGGTGCTAACCGTCTGGGTTCTAACTCACTGGCTGAGCTGGTGGTATTTGGCCGCCTAGCGGGTGAAACCGCAGTGCAACGTGCCGCTGAGTTTAAAGGTTGGAACGGCGCGGCATTTGAAGAGCAAACCCAAGCCGTTGAAGCCCGTATTGACGCACTGCTGGCGCAAAAAGGCACCGAAAACTGGTCTACCATCCGCACTGAAATGTGCATGAGCATGGAAGAAGGCTGTGGTATCTACCGTGACGAAGCTGGCATGCAAGCGACCGTAGATAAACTGGCTGAACTGCGTGCCCGTTACAAAAACATCGAAATAACAGACAAGAGCAAAGTGTTCAACACTGACTTGCTGTACGCGATTGAACTGGGATTTGGTTTGGATGTGGCAGAAGCGATGGCGCACTCTGCCATAAACCGTAAAGAGTCTCGCGGCGCACACCAACGTCTGGACGAAGGTTGCACCGAGCGTAACGACAAAGATTACCTGAAGCACTCGCTGGCGATTTACCAAGGCGACTGCGCACCAGCCATCAAATATGGCGATGTGAAAATCACTAAATCTCAACCTAAAGCACGTCTCTACGGTGATGCTGCCAAACAACAGGAGAACGCGTAA
- a CDS encoding mechanosensitive ion channel family protein, with protein sequence MYKSLLLALTLCFSSALFAAEAPATDTSSAELAQLQRAMMQSIAQIQISKGELKAVTEYRIKAQAQALRNKLKEQLDANTLPAEQLLPLVQQQHLRLQEFVHYLDKEVAHTAGELGGDNDPALMLQLSRRSVEKAEIFRGQLELLNWEDKLNANTESPRQTLQQQIQQQANELQSLVAYNQQQIAELVDDINGAGKDASSEQRAQLSILKERLGNNSTALSTDITLLDALGTDTIALKQSLFSVSGDITQDVFNVSFISQLLQNWLAVAESGIVDNGPNLMFKLFIFLVILFCAQLLAKLAERIVRKAVSNSKLNFSMLLQDFFTGLSGKVVMTIGLLIALSQLGFELGPLLAGFGIAGVIIGFALQDTLSNFASGMMILIYRPYDVGDLINAAGVTGRVSHMSLVSTTIKTLDNQRLIVPNNKIWGDTINNITAEHHRRVDMTFGIGYSDDIEKAERVLQEIVSNHPKVLQDPEPRVKLHLLNDSSVDFIVRPWVAPDDYWDVYWDITRAVKMRFDEENITIPFPQRDVHLHRK encoded by the coding sequence ATGTACAAATCACTTCTATTGGCGCTGACGCTCTGTTTTAGCAGCGCACTGTTTGCGGCTGAAGCACCGGCTACAGATACCAGCAGCGCCGAATTAGCCCAACTGCAACGGGCGATGATGCAGAGCATTGCTCAAATCCAAATCAGCAAAGGCGAACTGAAAGCGGTCACTGAATACCGCATCAAGGCGCAGGCACAAGCGCTGCGCAATAAGCTGAAGGAGCAGCTAGATGCCAACACCCTGCCTGCGGAACAACTGTTGCCGCTGGTACAGCAGCAACATCTACGTTTGCAGGAGTTTGTGCATTATCTCGATAAAGAAGTCGCCCATACAGCGGGTGAGCTTGGCGGCGACAATGACCCTGCGTTGATGCTGCAGTTGTCGCGCCGTAGCGTGGAAAAAGCCGAGATCTTTCGGGGACAATTGGAGCTGCTGAACTGGGAAGATAAGCTCAATGCCAACACAGAATCACCACGCCAAACCTTGCAACAGCAGATCCAGCAGCAAGCCAATGAACTGCAAAGTTTAGTGGCCTATAACCAGCAGCAGATAGCCGAACTGGTGGACGATATCAATGGCGCAGGTAAAGATGCCAGCAGCGAGCAACGGGCGCAGCTGAGTATTCTCAAAGAGCGTTTAGGCAACAACAGCACGGCATTGAGTACAGATATCACCCTGCTGGATGCGCTCGGTACCGATACCATTGCGTTAAAGCAGAGCCTATTTTCAGTCTCTGGCGACATCACACAAGACGTGTTTAACGTCAGCTTTATTTCGCAGCTGTTGCAAAACTGGCTCGCTGTAGCAGAAAGCGGCATCGTCGATAACGGCCCGAACCTGATGTTTAAGCTGTTTATCTTCCTGGTGATTTTGTTCTGTGCCCAGTTGCTCGCCAAACTGGCTGAGCGGATAGTGCGTAAAGCGGTAAGCAACTCTAAGCTCAATTTCAGCATGCTGCTGCAAGACTTCTTTACCGGACTTTCGGGCAAGGTGGTGATGACCATCGGCCTGCTGATCGCCCTGTCGCAACTTGGCTTTGAGCTGGGGCCATTGCTGGCTGGTTTCGGTATCGCGGGTGTGATTATCGGTTTTGCGCTGCAAGATACCTTGTCGAACTTCGCCTCGGGGATGATGATTTTGATCTATCGCCCGTACGATGTGGGCGACCTGATAAACGCTGCTGGGGTGACTGGACGCGTGAGCCATATGAGCTTAGTGTCTACCACTATTAAGACCTTGGATAACCAACGTTTAATCGTGCCGAATAATAAGATTTGGGGCGATACCATCAACAACATTACCGCCGAGCATCATCGCCGAGTGGATATGACCTTTGGCATTGGTTATAGCGACGATATTGAAAAGGCTGAGCGCGTGCTGCAAGAGATTGTCAGCAACCATCCGAAAGTGCTGCAAGACCCAGAACCAAGGGTAAAACTGCATCTGCTCAACGACTCATCGGTCGACTTTATCGTACGCCCGTGGGTGGCACCCGATGATTATTGGGATGTGTATTGGGATATTACTCGCGCAGTGAAAATGCGCTTTGATGAAGAGAACATCACTATTCCGTTCCCGCAGCGCGATGTGCATTTGCATCGCAAATAA
- a CDS encoding ATP-binding protein — MKLKRHFITSILLATAWMLTLMSFTVFHLLKTTHDDSLKQRSLEMASIVALDPVVINAVQEANQHSGVNIRPYIESLRANTEVTFIVVVNQYAIRLSHPDPDKVGQKFVGEDLIPVLESGVKHSNYAVGSLGKAIRSFAPVIVDGKVVGAVCVGILNEEVAHLFIKQHSNLLIVVIMVLLMAIMLIVTLMSKLNRTMKDLEPELVVNMLIEHDRIFNAIRDPILSVDNTLNITAINDIATKIMAMGSMGKKDFLNQPLSRFSNSLSQIVKAGTGHEFTGTIKLGKLDYRVCIYPLQSGQEHHGFVIIFLSDMELNELKKELIYYKNYAELLRSKTHEYSNKLNVLSGMLQLQHYDDAIEFIDRESKGHQRIIGNIVRSIQNSTVASLLLAKYNKAAELGVKYLLDEDNILKDYSKPVSEKLATILANLIDNGILAACNNKHNAAPMVQIYVSDRSQHVILEVQDSGAGIAPEIADNILEFGVSSKDEQEQTGVGLYLVNELVSQLNGSIDWERTEDNTTLFSIYLDKGEIKRYEEESHYHDY; from the coding sequence ATGAAATTAAAGCGGCACTTCATCACCAGTATTTTGTTAGCAACCGCATGGATGCTGACGCTTATGTCCTTCACTGTGTTCCACCTGCTTAAAACCACCCACGACGACAGCCTGAAACAACGTAGTTTGGAAATGGCCAGCATTGTGGCACTTGACCCCGTCGTCATTAACGCCGTGCAAGAAGCCAATCAGCATTCCGGCGTCAATATCCGTCCTTATATCGAAAGCTTACGCGCCAATACCGAAGTCACCTTTATTGTGGTGGTGAACCAGTACGCCATTCGTTTAAGTCACCCAGACCCCGATAAAGTGGGGCAAAAATTTGTCGGTGAAGACTTAATTCCCGTCTTAGAAAGTGGCGTTAAGCACAGCAACTACGCCGTTGGTTCGCTCGGTAAAGCGATCCGCAGTTTTGCGCCAGTGATTGTCGATGGCAAAGTGGTTGGCGCGGTGTGTGTCGGCATTCTTAACGAAGAAGTGGCGCACTTGTTTATTAAGCAGCACTCCAACCTGTTAATCGTGGTGATTATGGTGCTGCTGATGGCGATCATGCTGATTGTGACCTTGATGTCGAAGCTGAATCGCACCATGAAAGACCTTGAGCCTGAGCTTGTGGTCAACATGTTGATTGAACATGACCGCATCTTTAATGCGATTCGTGACCCGATTCTGTCGGTCGATAACACGCTGAATATCACCGCCATAAACGACATTGCCACTAAAATCATGGCAATGGGCAGCATGGGCAAGAAGGATTTCCTCAATCAGCCGCTGTCGCGTTTTTCTAACTCGCTGAGTCAGATCGTAAAAGCGGGTACTGGCCATGAATTTACCGGCACCATTAAGCTCGGCAAACTCGATTATCGAGTGTGTATCTACCCGCTGCAAAGTGGGCAGGAACATCACGGCTTTGTGATTATTTTCCTGTCGGATATGGAACTGAATGAGCTGAAAAAAGAGCTGATTTATTACAAAAATTACGCCGAATTACTGCGCAGTAAAACCCATGAATATTCCAATAAACTCAATGTGTTGAGCGGTATGTTGCAGCTGCAGCATTACGATGATGCGATTGAGTTTATCGACCGTGAGAGTAAAGGCCATCAACGGATCATTGGCAACATCGTCCGTTCAATTCAGAACAGTACTGTGGCCTCGCTGCTGCTGGCCAAATACAACAAGGCCGCCGAGTTGGGGGTCAAGTACCTGCTCGATGAAGACAATATTCTCAAAGACTACAGCAAGCCAGTTTCTGAAAAATTGGCCACAATTTTAGCTAACCTTATTGATAACGGCATTCTTGCTGCGTGTAACAACAAGCATAACGCTGCGCCTATGGTGCAGATCTATGTGAGCGACCGCAGCCAGCATGTTATCCTTGAAGTACAGGACAGCGGCGCCGGCATTGCTCCGGAAATCGCCGACAACATTCTTGAATTTGGTGTCAGCAGTAAAGACGAACAGGAACAAACTGGGGTCGGTTTGTATCTGGTCAATGAACTGGTGAGTCAGTTGAACGGCAGTATCGACTGGGAACGCACCGAGGACAATACTACCCTGTTCTCCATCTACCTTGATAAAGGCGAAATCAAGCGCTATGAAGAAGAAAGTCACTACCATGATTATTGA
- a CDS encoding peptidase U32 family protein, with the protein MTSQFELLAPGGDLASIHAAIAAGADAIYCGLGRFNARNRAENLSLEQLKAVLPLAHQHHCKIFVTLNIMLLESELNAVVKLLNQLMRIEIDGVIIQDLGLAYLLKQYYPMLDLHASTQLNSHNRGQILLLKQLGCSRVNLSRELSIDEIKPLAQFGWQHDVKMEVFVHGSYCIGFSGLCYMSSLRNGASGNRGRCSQPCRDTYQTTAVGVKHPLNMKDNCAYLELPKLVDAGVYSLKVEGRIKKPHYVYTVVQQWRKQLDSYEQTGELLTDTTPLYTVFNRDFSTGYLNADIQRGMFIDNPRNHAAEHFANLAAVNDEAEKQRIKVRVYDENTAIMAKVDAAVSELLAEPVTPPTPRKIADVHLHKLMDHPCDTAPSLSVLLSNKDDLALLQNPALANVHFYWQVPASLARDFDATLSLLQQYSQLRPWFPAVLIDDNYDAAIKLLEILRPELLVTNNSGVGYAAQQLQLHWLAGPQLNTSNSYALACLQQEFAASGAFISNEIAGFQLKHIKRPANFRLAYMLYQPLALLTSRQCLFQQTLGCRKQKINKGCLPRCSKTTDLVNENGEQYRIAKLAGQHNAIYSAEHYLNLALLEEHADMFTELFIDLSDVETATRCTLTKAALIAQFAALLNHQQREVAIEQLSHALSPTTQGQYHSGL; encoded by the coding sequence GTGACCAGTCAGTTTGAGTTGTTAGCCCCAGGCGGCGATCTTGCCTCCATTCATGCCGCCATTGCCGCTGGTGCCGATGCCATTTATTGCGGTTTGGGCCGCTTTAATGCGCGTAATCGCGCTGAAAATCTTAGCTTGGAGCAGCTCAAAGCTGTGCTGCCGCTGGCACATCAGCACCACTGCAAAATCTTTGTCACCCTCAATATCATGCTACTGGAAAGCGAGCTCAATGCGGTGGTAAAGCTGCTCAACCAACTGATGCGGATAGAGATCGATGGAGTCATCATTCAAGACCTCGGCCTCGCCTACCTGCTGAAACAGTATTACCCCATGCTGGACTTGCATGCGTCCACACAGCTAAATAGCCACAACCGCGGCCAGATCTTGCTGCTGAAACAACTGGGTTGCAGCCGGGTCAATCTTTCACGCGAGCTGAGTATCGACGAGATTAAGCCCTTGGCGCAGTTTGGCTGGCAGCATGATGTGAAAATGGAAGTGTTTGTCCACGGCTCCTACTGCATCGGTTTTTCTGGCTTGTGTTATATGAGTTCGCTGCGCAATGGCGCGTCGGGCAACCGTGGCCGTTGCAGTCAGCCATGTCGCGACACCTACCAAACCACTGCAGTCGGGGTAAAACATCCACTGAATATGAAAGATAACTGCGCCTATTTGGAGCTGCCCAAATTGGTCGATGCAGGAGTCTATTCGCTTAAGGTGGAAGGCCGGATTAAGAAACCGCATTACGTCTATACCGTGGTGCAGCAGTGGCGTAAACAGCTTGATAGCTATGAGCAAACGGGCGAGCTACTGACCGATACCACACCGCTGTACACAGTGTTTAACCGCGATTTTTCTACCGGCTATTTAAACGCAGACATTCAGCGCGGCATGTTTATCGATAATCCGCGCAATCACGCCGCTGAGCACTTTGCTAACTTAGCCGCGGTGAACGATGAAGCAGAAAAGCAACGCATTAAAGTGCGTGTCTATGATGAAAATACCGCGATTATGGCCAAGGTCGATGCCGCAGTAAGCGAACTCTTAGCCGAGCCCGTCACTCCGCCAACCCCACGTAAAATTGCGGATGTGCATCTACATAAACTCATGGATCATCCGTGCGATACTGCGCCGAGTTTGTCGGTGCTGCTGTCCAATAAAGACGATCTGGCGCTGCTGCAAAATCCTGCGCTGGCTAATGTGCATTTTTACTGGCAAGTACCCGCATCGCTGGCGCGAGATTTCGACGCCACGCTCAGCCTGTTGCAGCAATATTCGCAGCTGCGGCCGTGGTTTCCGGCGGTATTGATTGATGACAACTATGATGCCGCCATCAAGTTGCTGGAAATTCTGCGCCCTGAGTTATTGGTCACTAACAACAGTGGTGTGGGCTACGCCGCGCAGCAATTACAGCTGCACTGGCTGGCGGGCCCGCAGCTAAATACCAGTAACTCCTATGCCCTCGCCTGCTTGCAGCAGGAGTTTGCCGCCAGCGGCGCGTTTATCTCCAATGAAATTGCGGGGTTTCAACTGAAACATATTAAGCGCCCGGCCAATTTCCGCTTAGCCTACATGCTGTACCAACCGCTGGCGCTGCTCACTAGCCGCCAGTGCTTGTTCCAACAAACTTTGGGCTGTCGCAAACAGAAAATTAATAAGGGTTGCCTGCCACGCTGCAGCAAAACGACCGACTTGGTCAATGAAAATGGTGAACAGTACCGCATCGCCAAATTAGCCGGACAACACAATGCTATTTACAGCGCCGAGCATTATTTGAATCTGGCGTTATTAGAAGAACATGCGGATATGTTCACTGAACTATTTATCGACTTAAGCGATGTGGAGACCGCCACTCGCTGCACGCTGACCAAAGCGGCATTGATTGCACAGTTTGCCGCGCTGCTAAATCACCAGCAGCGTGAAGTAGCAATTGAGCAACTTAGCCACGCCCTATCGCCCACCACCCAAGGCCAATATCATAGCGGGCTGTAA
- the frdC gene encoding fumarate reductase subunit FrdC: MQNRKPYVRPIHRTWWAETSRFSFYMVRELTIIPLILFTLNLLVGLYSLTDGKAAWESWVAFSASPIVLVVNLLALAGALYHAKTFFSMMPQVMPIKVGAKPVSKGIVVAVQWAVVLAFSTAVMLLV, from the coding sequence ATGCAAAACCGTAAACCTTATGTCCGTCCGATTCACCGCACTTGGTGGGCTGAGACAAGCCGTTTCAGTTTCTACATGGTGCGTGAGTTGACCATCATTCCATTGATTTTGTTCACTTTGAACCTGTTGGTGGGTTTGTACTCACTGACCGATGGCAAAGCGGCATGGGAAAGCTGGGTAGCTTTCTCTGCCAGCCCAATCGTGCTGGTGGTAAACCTGCTGGCGCTGGCTGGCGCGCTGTATCACGCGAAGACCTTCTTCAGCATGATGCCGCAAGTTATGCCAATCAAAGTTGGGGCAAAGCCTGTGTCTAAAGGCATCGTTGTGGCGGTGCAATGGGCTGTGGTTCTGGCGTTTTCTACCGCTGTTATGTTGCTGGTTTAA